Proteins encoded in a region of the Chloroflexota bacterium genome:
- a CDS encoding DUF4340 domain-containing protein, which translates to MRFRNTLLVVVIFIALGGYTYFFEMKRENGAGDVTPEPTATFVWELDPTDVVQLDVIGPDGRTRLVRGEGASWSLTDPETGTEEPADDVRVNRVVNLLARLQARRVFTGTIELSEYGLDDPAWRAEVRLRGGEQETLWWGDQTPQRSAYYVKKGEEGKVYVVDAFTIEDMERLVREPAYAPTPTPTATATPAGGEATPTPAAGQE; encoded by the coding sequence ATGCGATTCCGCAATACGCTACTGGTCGTGGTGATCTTCATCGCTTTAGGAGGATATACCTATTTTTTCGAAATGAAACGAGAAAATGGGGCAGGAGATGTTACCCCCGAGCCAACGGCCACGTTCGTGTGGGAGCTTGATCCGACGGATGTGGTACAATTGGATGTCATAGGACCCGATGGGCGCACGCGTTTGGTGCGCGGGGAGGGAGCTTCCTGGTCCCTGACGGATCCGGAGACGGGAACTGAGGAGCCGGCGGACGATGTTCGGGTCAATCGGGTGGTCAATTTGTTAGCTCGCTTGCAGGCCCGGCGCGTTTTTACGGGTACTATAGAGTTATCAGAGTACGGATTGGATGATCCCGCGTGGCGGGCTGAAGTCAGGCTGCGAGGTGGGGAGCAGGAGACGCTCTGGTGGGGAGACCAGACCCCTCAGCGGTCTGCGTATTATGTTAAGAAAGGTGAGGAGGGTAAGGTCTATGTTGTGGATGCGTTCACCATAGAGGACATGGAGCGGTTGGTACGCGAGCCGGCTTATGCACCCACGCCCACTCCGACGGCGACGGCAACCCCGGCAGGAGGCGAGGCGACGCCGACGCCGGCGGCTGGGCAGGAGTGA